One part of the Anaerofustis stercorihominis DSM 17244 genome encodes these proteins:
- a CDS encoding fibronectin type III domain-containing protein, producing MKTIKKVVSILVMCMFVFSFVPVINAGNAEYINKKTVYSAVKEKKPAKPTKLKAKAGVKKVKISFKKSKNAKKYEIYRSAKKSSKYKKIKTVKTNKYTDKKVKTGKRYYYKVRAVNSAGKSPFTKPVRSAKVKKPASGNNVGSVVYITKTGKKYHARSSCVQHPIKTTLSKAKNMGYTPCKKCCR from the coding sequence ATGAAAACTATAAAAAAAGTTGTAAGTATTTTAGTTATGTGTATGTTTGTATTTTCTTTTGTTCCTGTTATAAATGCGGGAAATGCGGAATATATAAATAAGAAAACTGTATATTCTGCTGTTAAAGAAAAGAAACCTGCAAAACCTACCAAACTTAAAGCAAAAGCAGGAGTTAAGAAAGTAAAAATATCTTTTAAGAAGTCAAAAAATGCTAAAAAATATGAGATTTACCGTTCTGCAAAGAAATCCAGCAAATATAAAAAGATAAAGACGGTAAAAACAAATAAGTATACAGATAAAAAGGTAAAGACAGGGAAGAGATATTATTATAAGGTAAGAGCTGTGAATTCGGCAGGAAAAAGTCCTTTTACCAAGCCCGTAAGATCCGCAAAAGTCAAGAAACCCGCAAGCGGTAATAATGTGGGAAGTGTTGTATATATAACAAAGACAGGGAAAAAATATCATGCAAGAAGTTCTTGTGTTCAGCATCCTATAAAAACAACCTTGTCAAAGGCAAAAAACATGGGATATACACCTTGTAAGAAGTGCTGCAGATAA
- the yqfC gene encoding sporulation protein YqfC — protein MKNFINDTKEKLTKSLQLPEEILLEKLNIEIMGNEKMNIINHKGIIFYSPENIRINTSSGLLSINGKDLLLSTLISEELIIEGQITSIEYII, from the coding sequence ATGAAAAATTTTATTAACGACACCAAAGAAAAATTAACAAAGTCTCTTCAGCTTCCCGAAGAAATACTTTTAGAAAAATTGAATATCGAAATCATGGGCAATGAAAAAATGAATATAATCAACCATAAAGGAATAATATTTTACAGCCCTGAAAACATAAGGATAAATACGTCTTCAGGTCTTTTATCCATTAACGGAAAAGATTTGCTATTATCCACTCTAATAAGTGAAGAACTAATAATAGAAGGTCAGATAACATCAATCGAATACATCATATAG
- a CDS encoding DegV family protein, which translates to MSDYMITCCSTADMSEEFFKVNDISLAYFHYILDGKTYADDLGKSIPFDKFYDMIAEGASPTTSQISPEEYVELFEPILKSGKDVLHITLSSGISGTINSANIAKDMMNKEYPERKVIVIDSLGASSGYGLLVTLAKEKQKEGLDIDELAKWVEENRLNVHHWFFSTDLTSYFRGGRISRTSAIFGTALKICPLLNMSFDGKLIPRSKYRGKKRVIEEIVKRMEEHAVGGLDYSGKCYISHSNCIDDAKSVAEKIESKFSCLDGKVIINSVGTTIGSHTGPGTVALFFVGDKRED; encoded by the coding sequence ATGAGTGATTATATGATTACATGCTGTTCAACTGCTGATATGAGCGAGGAATTCTTTAAAGTCAATGATATATCTCTTGCATATTTTCATTATATATTGGACGGTAAAACTTATGCCGATGATTTAGGTAAAAGTATTCCATTTGATAAATTTTATGACATGATTGCCGAAGGGGCTTCTCCGACAACATCTCAAATAAGCCCCGAAGAATATGTGGAGTTATTCGAACCGATACTTAAAAGCGGAAAAGACGTTCTTCATATTACTTTGTCAAGCGGGATAAGCGGAACCATTAATTCCGCAAATATAGCTAAAGATATGATGAATAAGGAGTATCCCGAAAGGAAAGTTATCGTCATAGATTCTCTGGGGGCTTCTTCCGGATACGGTCTGCTTGTTACACTTGCAAAGGAAAAACAAAAAGAAGGACTGGATATTGACGAACTCGCAAAATGGGTAGAGGAAAATAGGCTTAATGTTCATCATTGGTTCTTTTCTACCGATTTAACAAGTTATTTCAGGGGAGGCAGGATATCCCGTACGTCTGCTATATTCGGTACGGCTTTAAAGATTTGTCCTCTTTTAAATATGAGCTTTGACGGTAAGCTTATACCAAGAAGTAAATACAGAGGCAAAAAAAGAGTAATCGAAGAAATCGTAAAGAGAATGGAAGAGCATGCTGTCGGTGGTCTTGATTACAGCGGTAAATGCTATATATCCCATTCAAACTGTATTGACGATGCAAAATCAGTTGCAGAAAAAATAGAAAGTAAATTCTCTTGTTTAGACGGTAAAGTAATAATTAACAGTGTAGGAACCACGATAGGTTCCCACACTGGACCCGGAACGGTTGCATTATTCTTTGTTGGTGATAAAAGAGAAGATTAA